From a region of the Tiliqua scincoides isolate rTilSci1 chromosome 4, rTilSci1.hap2, whole genome shotgun sequence genome:
- the LOC136648631 gene encoding lysophosphatidic acid receptor 6-like, with protein MDLAQLPSWNSSALPPVWNGSSSLSNCSESADFQYLLFPVVYSLVFVLGLAGNLFVLVYFLRTRSATAPANVFLVNLATIDLLFVLTLPFRITYHALHNDWVFGETLCKITGCLFFANLYGSSLFLTCICLERYVAVVHPLRHLQFRQLRYRVVAAVVVWAVLVGAILYLALRGPLTSPFPDGRTACLENFSSGSWKGRISSVSIFAAVVGFLLPLVLIGVCYSLIAWRLLASPAMQPGSQAAKRKALRTVLVVLGVFLVCFAPYHLVQLVHTLGRVGILGGCPLIRATYVARRITMALTSLNACLDPLVYYFAAERFGWQPEWCKIRCCRLQAFKRVPWLHVLCPRKGSSYGENTVSGTEQ; from the coding sequence TTGCCATCGTGGAACTCTTCAGCTCTGCCTCCTGTGTGGAATGGGAGCAGCAGCCTCTCCAACTGCTCAGAGAGTGCTGATTTCCAGTACCTCCTCTTCCCCGTGGTCTACAGCCTCGTCTTTGTCCTCGGCCTGGCTGGGAACCTGTTTGTCCTGGTCTACTTCCTTCGGACCAGATCAGCGACGGCCCCGGCCAACGTCTTCCTGGTGAACCTGGCCACCATAGACCTGCTCTTTGTGCTGACTCTGCCCTTCCGCATCACCTACCACGCGCTGCACAACGACTGGGTCTTTGGGGAGACCCTCTGCAAGATCACAGGCTGCCTCTTCTTTGCCAACCTGTACGGCAGCTCCCTGTTCCTGACCTGCATCTGCCTGGAGCGTTACGTGGCTGTGGTGCACCCTCTGCGGCACCTGCAGTTCCGGCAGCTCCGCTATCGGGTGGTGGCTGCTGTGGTGGTGTGGGCCGTGTTGGTGGGAGCCATCCTGTACCTGGCACTCCGTGGGCCCCTGACCAGCCCCTTCCCCGATGGCCGCACTGCCTGCCTTGAGAACTTCTCTTCCGGATCCTGGAAGGGACGCATCTCTTCAGTCAGCATCTTTGCAGCTGTGGTTGGGTTCCTGCTGCCCCTTGTGCTGATTGGGGTCTGCTATTCCCTGATTGCCTGGCGACTCCTGGCGTCTCCAGCGATGCAGCCGGGCTCACAGGCTGCGAAGCGCAAGGCGCTGCGGACGGTGCTGGTGGTTCTTGGGGTCTTCCTGGTCTGCTTTGCCCCCtatcacctggtgcagcttgTCCACACACTGGGCCGTGTGGGTATCTTAGGAGGCTGCCCACTCATCCGTGCCACCTACGTTGCCCGGCGCATCACAATGGCACTCACCAGCCTCAATGCCTGTCTCGATCCTCTGGTGTACTACTTTGCTGCGGAGCGCTTTGGCTGGCAGCCGGAGTGGTGCAAGATTCGCTGCTGCCGTCTGCAGGCGTTCAAGCGAGTCCCGTGGCTCCACGTGCTGTGTCCCAGGAAGGGCTCCTCCTATGGAGAAAACACTGTGTCTGGCACAGAGCAGTAA